The Camelus ferus isolate YT-003-E chromosome 13, BCGSAC_Cfer_1.0, whole genome shotgun sequence genome segment CCCACACCCTGTGCAACCCTAACAGTACAGTTCGTGTTCTTGAAGGATCTTGTTACTGATGCTGAGGAAGCGCTAGTTACTTTAACTAACATGCTGATGGATTGCGTTTGGTCTTTTTTTAACTATATGTTATCAGTTAAGTTTGACAAATTGAAGAGAATCACTCTAATGTCAGTCTGCCCAGTAACTACACTGCTATAGAAAAGTTCAAAAAAGATCATATTGTTATACTCAAATTCATACGGTTCAGTGGGGGAAATATGTGTAACCGTGATGCTAAGGCCATGCTCTGAAAAATCAGGCTGAAGCACAGATAAGTGTAGCACCAGAAAAGCAAAACGGTTATCTAGGCAGATGGTAATTGGCCTGCGAACAATCCCTTCCGAATCTCCAGTGTGTTGGAACATCAATAAAAGCAGgctttgattttcaaaaaacattttttttaaatgctctaaTCAATTAATAAGACAGCTAAACTGGACAGAACAAGTCACTAATTACATTAGAGCTCAGCTGCTTGAAacttttttctgaagaaaaggaTGCTCAGAGCACTACATTTAAGCATGCAGAAATGAGGTGGCAGTCTAAGGTAAAATTCCaaggtggtttgtttttgttttttgtttccggAGGGGGGCCATACACCTTGAATTTTAAGTTCTCATGGTTACCATGTTTCAGTCGACTgatcaattaaaaaattccttgGCTGCTGAGACTTGCATACCTTGCTGTTGCTTTTAGGAAATTAATTAGGTTAATCTGTCAATGCCAGGAAGGGAGGGGATCATTTTTACAACATTTGATAGGATGTTTTTTATCACAAAGGGGACTGGAATCTTTAGTTTCATCTGTAGAGAAAGatgactgtctgtctgtcttctgtcaCTTTTGTTACTTCTATAATTACCAGTCTATAAAGAGCTTTGCAATGCCTTCATAGAGCAGTACTGTTCTCGTACTTTTCTCTATTAAAATCTTTTCCCTTAAGAATAATGCTTGGGCTCAAATTTTACTTATAATCAAAGCAGACGCATTAGTGGCTTAGGATTTTGAAGCCTTATATAATGTCTGATTCTCAGCTGAAACAAAACACCAATAGGCTTTTTTGCTAACTGACCCAGAAATAGCCCCAAAGTACTTAAAACTGCTAAATAtacaatattacttttttttaatgcaacataACTTGCTAAATGGAATTTGTACATTATGTTGCAAAAACTGAAGTCAAAAACAACTTAGGAACCGTTTGGATGCTGCACCAGGCAGGACTTCAGTCACCACCATCATCCAGATGGTTTtcatgtgtattatatataaatgtaaaattaagttGTTTAACCATATTATgagtttaatttttctgatttatttttgtacttttataaatattttagattacaAAAGTTTTCCATTGGTGGTATCCCTTTGAatagttttaatatattaagttttaatatattaagaGGTGTATTCAAAACCTTTAATTAAGAAGTATTACTGTTATGTACGTTAAGACCATTTAGATATTAATTTGAAAATCTGCACAAAAGTATATAACACTTTACTTTGAGTGCAGCAAAgctacttttcattcatttgaacCGAGAGGCTTTTCTTTCTTACGCAGTAAGAGTGGGCTTGGAAAATAAGAAGGGCAAATCAAGTCGGGAGAAAGTTTGCTTCAGCCTCCAGGGCAAATCATCTGCAGCTGGGTAGTGTAAGCAGCAGCTTCTGCTCTCTGACTAATGTGCTGTTCAACACTGCTTAGCCTCACATATGTCTCAGCCTTGAGAATCAAAACGTGAATTTATTTGGCCTGAGACAAGGGCAAGATCAACAGAAGAGTAAGCTGGAAAAAAAGGCCAGAGTCAAGCACTTTCCTCtggaggaaacaaacaaaaatgtctaaaTTAAAGTGAGAGATGTCAATTATTCCCACCCACTccgtgtttaaaaaaaaaaaaaagtgtaatttcACTCAGGGGCAGGTATGCCCAATTCCTTTGGCAAACAACTCTTATATAAAACCTCAAAATCTTACACTATACCTTTAAGGAGGGTCACTTTGTAAATAGCCAAAGCCAGTCCCAATTTAAAGCAGAAATCTTCTAAGGTGACACTAAATTGTTCTTGCTTGAAAGACACTTTCACAGTCACAGTTCTCATATTTCTAAAATAGCAATTTGCAGAGGGAAGACCAGAGTTTGATTTAATAGTAAACTGTAACATAAGTCTTTGCTGTCATTTGCCATCACGTTAATAAGCTGATTAggacttaattttaattatctgCATATAACAGAAAgaaggtaaacaaacaaacaaatctccaAATTTGTACTTAAGAGGGAAGAAAGGCCGAAATAGCACAGCTCTTAAGATGTTCAGCTTTGCATTTCTGCATATTGGAAGTAACTTGATATTTTAGCACATTTCTAACCAGACAAGGGTGAATAAAGTCATCATTCACCCTCTGAATTGTCtttgtatctatttttcttttagatttaaatttaactgaaaacAACCTCAAGTCAACACCAAAATAGGAACTACTATTTTGTTAGATTGGccacttgaaagaaaaataaggaaagataaTTTACCTGAAATCTTTACAGATAAAAGGTACTTATCATGGAGAAATTATAACCCAATATTTAATTAGTTTGTAATATCTACAGACATCAAGACACACAGTAGGAAAGCAGGGAGATAAGAGTATTTCAGTAGGAAAGACTTGGGAGATGGAGTACCAAGTAATCCTATGTCTGCCTCTGGACACTGGACGTGTATTCTAAAGGAAGATGCTAAGGCTTCAGAGGGCAGTGCCCAAAGCAGGCTGTGCAATTATATACCTCCAGGAAAGGCAATACAGTTCTAACTTCAGTAGCTAGATGTGGAGATCGATACCaagatattatttttcacattagaaTAAGATCAGCTGACCAAGTATTAGCTAAAGCACTTTTAAACATTGTCCTACTTCAACTGAAGGTGTACACTCTAAGGATTTTAATCACTGGAATTGACTAAGTAAGGTAATCTGTGACATTTACTGGGAGGAGAAGGTTGAGAAGAATGAAGAAGATATACATACCATAACACTTCACAGATTTTGAGAGAAAATGGCTTGTTATTGCTAAGGCACTAGGTGTCTCCTTTAGCTAAATCTCAATCACTTAAAAAAGTtatgagtggggagggtatagctcagtggtagagtatgtgcttagcatccatgaagtcctgggtttaatccccagtacctccattaaaaaaataataataaataaataaataaacctaattagtcccccaaaattgtttaaaacaaataaaaagaaattttaaaaagatacgaataaaaacaggaaaaaaagttatGAGTTCAtatccttctgtttctttttttttcacatttaaaagaatttcttgCTTCATTGTCTACATCTCTGGGATCATTTTTAATCCATGAGAATGCGGAATGGATAGTTAGGTTCTTTAAGTCTGAAGAGAGAGAGCAGCCAACTGAAGAATATTAAAACTAGACACATACCGACTATGGACATTATCTTCCTCTTTATAATGTTCACACGAGAGGTGGCAGCTTCATCTAAGAGCACCATTCCCAGGGTAATGGACATATGAAACAGAGAAACGATGTACATTTCTGCCACGAACTGAGAGAAACTCACTCCATGAATATAATGGGTATGTCCTGTGTGAGGATTGCTTTGAGCATATGGGGCTCCTTTTATATAAGTCCACATTTGACCAGAAGTCATCAAGATCACAAAACACAGAACTAAAATGGCCCAtaaatttttgcttaaaataaatttcctattCCATTTCAATACATACACAATTCCACCAATGAGAGCCAAAGATACCCCTAACTTGAAGGGATAGTAATTATGTGCATGCTCTCTGACTTTGATGTTGACCATCCTTTTCTGGGTTCTCTCAGCTACCCATGCAGACATTTGCTGCACTGTGATACCCCTTTCTTCCAAATGATAAATGTCATCTGGTGTAAATGTCCTTTTAGCAGAAAAGTGGAGGAAACATGGAATTGACATCAACTGGAGCATTTTAAAGATCTCAGGGCTTTCCTCAAAATCCACCATAGCAAAAAATACCTTGTTGCCGAATGCATTGGAGAATTGCCAGGAATTTGCCAAGATCTGAAATTCTTCAGCAGCAGGTTGGCATATTACACATGAGCTAAACTGGAGAGTAGTAAACATCACAATAACAGAGTAGTTTCGTGGTGTTTCTAATACAAAATGACTGAATGTGgcatcattcatttttatcactctgtttttcttggtcCAAGTCATCAGCTGTCTGGTCTTCTCTGCCAGTATCTTCTTCCGTCGGTCAGGATGTGCAGGAACTGCAAGAGTCGTGAACATCAAGGCCACCACTACAGTCAGAGATACCCGCCAAAGCCACCACCATTCTGCCAtatttgtttacttctttctGTTATGTTTCCAAATATCTATGCCAAAATTGGATCATTCCTTCTGGCAATTAACTTGTCAagggcctctttttttttaatcttctttagtCCTAGTAAAAGAGCTTTATCACAAGTTCCCATGCATGTCTGGCTTATGAGCCATGTATTAGAGTTTAGAAAAtattctgtggggaaaaaaaaatgtgatcaaagAAGTCTGGGAAACATTCCAGCCTCTATATCCTCCACAAGCACCTCAAACTTCTCTAAAGCCAACCTCATCCTCCCCTTGCCTACCAAGCCATAGGttttctgcctctctgccctctgtGAAGGATAACCGCATCCCATCAATCACTGAGGTTCTAAGACTGGGGACTCTTCTTGGATTCCCCTCTTGGCCTCATCCATCAAACCTGAACTTAGCCACTGgggcagactgcctgggtttgtaTCCAGGCTCTACCACTTAGTTATGTGACCCCGGGCACGTtcctcacttctctgtgcctcagtttcctcgcctgTAGCACAGTCGTAATAACACCCTCCTCCTAGGATCTTTTTGCACAGCCTTCCGAGGGGGAGCGGGTCGGCACGCTGGGGATAGCATCCCTGCCTTCCTCTTGATGTCTAGCACCACCACTAGAGGCAGTGCGGAGGCGTAACTGGGAGAACGTAGACCAGGGGATCAGACACCTCCGGCTTTTCATCCCTGACAGTCTCTTAATTAACCGAcgaaaatggggataatgcctACTTCACCTATTAGCTGTGTACATTAACTGTTAACATTTCCCAAGGCCTACAATGGTACTAGCGAGGTTgaatttttcccccttccttttaaATAAACGGTTGGATTTTGAGCACTACTTCTAATACCTCAGTTAACCTCTCCCAGGGACGTGCCCTCTCCAAATACGATGATCATTCCTTCTATATCGTCAAGCAGATGATGAAATTGTTGGGAAAGACAGGATCAAAGGAATGTgcataaataaagttaaatatatacacatttttggaACGGTACCTGCTGTGAAATGAGCCTGAGCAAGAGATTAGTTACGCACggccgtattttttttttttttttttttttgccctgtcGATGCGTAActcttaccaaaataaaaaagtttaacttGTAAATGAAGTGAACGCGATATCCTGatgccctcctcctcccgcgCCTCCACCAGCAGTCCCAGCCCCGCCGCGGGCCCTTTCCTACCCCGAAGGCGTCTGGCCCCGCCGCAGCCCGGCGGTTGCCAAGCTAAACAGGCGGGCGGTGGAGACCTGCGCGCGGACGGGCGGGTGCCTAGCAACCGGGGGCGCTCAACAGAAGAGAGGGGGAGGCGAGGCGGAAGTGCGGGCCAGCAAGGAGGTGAGgggaccaggggagggagggggtctcatacccagggcccagctccctccctctcccttctctgcgcCGGGGTATAAATTTAAACCAAAGATGATTATCctaggaagggaagggaagggagggattCGGCTGGGAACTAGAcaaaccccagctcctcccactggGGCCCCTCACACACGCGCTCTTTCTCCTCCAACAAAGGGCGGAGGGAGGGAATGTAATGACCAGATGGGGAGGGGACCAGGCCGCCCACACCCTACCCCACCCGCAATTCCCTAGTGCCAATTCATAGCCCCTGCGAATATAGCCCGTCCTCTCTGGCTGGAGAACAGGGCTTCTCTTAATCCCCTGGGGTCCTAGCCCAAagttggagcagagaaagaaagttCCACAAGACTTGGTTGCTGGAAGTAGGGGTGGAAAACTAGATTAAGGGCTATTTTTCCTGCtacccctctccctctgccacccCACCAAGCACttggcaacacacacacacacacacacagcccaagGGACTCCATTATCCCCTTCCACCTGCTCCAGGACCTGTAGTGTCCAGCAGTTTGTGTCTGTGGATGATGGGCGGGCGGGAGGAGACAGTTAATGCCTCACACAAAGTTGAGTGTAGGGGGAGTTATTCCCAAGCTTCCTGCAGAGAGGGGCTTGGAGCAAAATGGGAAGGAGCACATCCTTTGGAGGGGCTTTGAACCAGGAGAGGCTCTCATGAGTGGTCTCCTGCAGCACGGTTTGCTATCTCCAGCAGAGGGGAGTGCCTTGGAACAGGCCTGAGGTCTCTGACCCCTTGGCTCCTGCACCATGGCCACGCTGAGCGTCAAGCCCAGTCAACGCTTCCGGTTGCCAGACTGGCACACCAACAGCTACCTGTTGTCCACCAATGCAGAGCGGCAGCGAGATGCCTCACACCAGATCCGCCAGGAGGCCCGAGTCCTCCGCAACGAGACAAACAACCAGGTTCGGAGTCGGAGCCCAGTGGATGGGAAAGGGATAGCCCCCAACTCCCGACACCCTctttatctgtctctgtctcttccagACCATTTGGGATGAACATGACAATAGGACTCGATTGGCAGAGAGAATTGATACTGTCAACCGATGGAAGGAGATGCTGGATAAGTGTCTGACGGATTTAGATGCTGAGATCGACACCCTGACACAGGCATGGAGCCAGGGCAGGGTGCCAGGAGACTCTGCTGCAAggacctcccctccctccccacttctggaACAGGGAAACCTTGATGGGGGTATTTGGTGGCATGTCCATCTGAGTCCCTCAGTGGCCCCTCTGCTAAAGTGGGGATGAAAACTACTTTCCAGCCAATGGCCCCACCAGCCTCCTGTGCCCTTTCTTTTCTAGATGAAAGAGTCAGCAGAGCAAAACCTGCAGGCCAAGAACCTGCCTCTGGATGTGGCAATTGAGTGCCTGACCCTGCGGGACAGTCGGCGTGACATTGATGTGGTGAAGGACCCCGCAGAGGAAGAGCTGCACAAAGAGGTGGAGATCATTGAAGCCACCAAGAAGGCCTTGCAAGAGAAGATCAGCCAGGCCTTTGAGAAGCTCTGGTAAGGGAGAGACGTGTCATTCTCACGTTCACCGGCCCTTGAAGTCTGTATCTTGATGTGGAATGCATGTACCGTGGATAACGAGTCACTGGCTCTCAGGCTACCTTCTGCCCCTGCTGCCCGTGGCAGAAACCACTCACTAATTGGAACACCTTTTCTACCTCCTGGACATGGTCTCAGAATACTTTTCATGACCCTGCTCTAGGCAGCCATTGTCAATTGACTGGGAGCACAAAGAAGGAAGCCCATTTGCCACCACCCCTGACTTGCTGGGAGTGTAAGCCTTCTGAGTATAGCCACATGCGTGTGCCCCATGGGATGTACAAGCACTTGGGTGCCAAAATTTTGTCTGTGGGAGCTCATCCAGCTGTGTCCGTCTTTGTTTCAGCTACAGCAGTAGCTCCATTGTCACCCCAGCCTTCCCATCCCCATCACTCGTTGTCCCTTCAGTGCAATGCGGGCTGCATTCCAGGGCCTTGGAGAGATGGTTCCTGGATCGAGTCTgttccttccccagcctcctacAGGAAGTCCGACAGCAGCTCAACTCTGACCATCGGGGCAAAATGGAGACATTGGACATTGACAAAGGCTGCCTCTCTCTCAACCTGAAATCTCCAAACATCTCCCTGAAGATTAATCCCACAATTGTCTCCAGTGGGTAAGAAGAGTGtttcactcattctttcttcctccccgCAGAAGCCATACTCTTAATGACCCCAGTATTTCCTGCCACCTGCAGCTCTTCCACACTCCAGCAGTGGGATGACTTCAGTCAGTTCAACAAGAACCGGGCAGAAGCTGAGATGAAAGGAGCCGTAGAGCTGAGGGAGGCCATCGCCCTAACTATTGCTGAGGTGACTGAACACTCCCCCTACCCCGATCTTCCCAGGCTAAGGGATGGCCCCAGCATGCACTCAAGTCCTTATCAGCCATGTGGCACCCCCCCCACCTGATCCACATCCTCAGATGGCCAGAGCTCATACCCTCCCCTTgcccatcctactttctgtcctTCAGACCAACAACGAACTTGAAGCCCAGAGAGTTGCAACGGAATTTGCCTTCAGGAAGCGGCTGCGGGAGATGGAGAAAGTGTACAGTGAGCTCAAGTGGCAAGAAAAGAATGTGAGCCGTCTCCATTTGGTCTCCTGGGGCCTGGGCTTCCTGTGCTGGGATGAGGAGCCTGGTCCCGGCCAGGAAGCCCTGGGGACTGGGTACACCAGGTGGAGACCAGTCACTCTGTCCCTGCAGACCTTGGAGGAGATCGCAGAGCTGCAGGAGGACATCCGGCACCTGGAGGAGGATCTGCGCAGAAAGTTACTGAACCTGAAGCTATGCCACACCCGGCTAGAGACCAGGACCTACCGTCCCAATGTGGAACTCTGCCGGGACCAGGTGTGCGGGCATCCCAGTGGAGCACTGAGCCTCTGCTAAGGTTTCCTCGGGATGCCTCACTCCCTGATGGAGCAGGGGTGCTGGTGTGGGGCAGTGCCCAGGCCCGTGGGCAGAAGGAGAGTGTGCCTGACCTGGGACTCCCAACTTGCCCCTCTGCCTCTAGGCACAGTACGGCCTCACTGATGAGGTTCACCAGTTAGAGACCACCATTGCCGCCCTGAAGCAGAAGCTGGCGCAAGCGCAGTAGGTTTGGAGAGTGGGCAGGATGGGTGGGGAGACGCCTCCCACCACTGGGGTCTCTTGCTGCCTGTTGGCTTCCCCGCTGTCTTCCTGGCTCAAGGCAGGTGAGCTCGGCCCTGACCTCCCAGCCTTACGCCAGGGTGGTGGGATATTAATTCTCTCCAGGGATGCTCTGGACGCCCTGTACAAGCATCTGGCCCGGCTGCAGGCTGACATTGCCTGCAAGGCCAACTCCATGCTGTTGGACACTAAGTGCATGGACACCCGTCGGAAGCTGACTGTGCCTGCTGAGAAGTTTGTGCCGGAGGTGGACACTTTCACCCGCACCACAAACCGCACCCTGAGTCCACTCAAAACCTGCCAACTGGAGCTAACCTagggagggggctgagggaggaggggaaggctggtgggaaatgagagagggagaggggctgaggggaTGAATCTAATAAAGGTCGGGGTTCTCAGTCCAGAGGTTCTCTGCTACCCTTGCATGCAGTCAGCAGGGAGAGGGCTCTTGGCCCTCTGCTCTTGGAGGAGCAAAGATGAGGAACATCACCCCTCAAGCTCTATGTTCCAAATCCcatgccttcccttctctctcctcaggGAGCCCCTCTCTGGGCTAGGCCAGTACCCCTGGGCTCTAGCGGCGTGACCTCTAACCAATTCTGTTTCTTGCCCACTTTTTTGATGCCTAGGGGAGGCGCAGAGGGGTCTGGGGTGAACGTGGGAGGACTGAGGTGCCAGGGCACAGAGCGACACATCATTAAGGCAGGCCGCGGAGGGCAGTGACCTGAAGGTCTTGGAGAACCATTAGTGGCCGTCCCTCACAGCTGTGACACCGTTTACAGGTGGGGGATATGCGGGCTAAAAACAAGCCAAACCCAATCGCACCTGGGCTGCGGGACCGCCCCTAGTCACCCGCGCGGCAGCTGCGACTCCGGGCCGCGGGGCGGCGCTGTGGGGCCGGCTGAGAGGCGCCGTGGGGCGCACGCCGGCCACACCGGAAGTGGCGGCGGGTCCGCGcggatggcggcggcggcggcggcggcaatGACCGCGGCGGCCtgcggaggggctggggcagcccgCTCCCTCTCGCGCTTCCGAGGCTGCCTGGCGGGCGCTCTGCTCGGGGACTGCGTGGGCGCCATCTACGAAGCGCGCGACACCGTCGACCTGACGTCAGTCCTGCGTCAAGTCCAGGACCTGGAGCCGGACCCCGGCTCGCCCGCCAGTGCGGGGACAGGTGGGCGGGGCCGGGTGCACAAGGGcactggagggggctggggccccaCGAGGGActcggggagggaggggaccgCAGCCGAGAGGGGCCAGATCTGCACGACCAGCGGGCACCTCGGACTCAGCTTATCTAAATCCGAGCCCGGTCTTCACACCTCTCGCCCCGAAGGTTCGCCAGCTCGGAGCGTGGCCACACTATCCTCCCAGCCGTGCAAGCCACGCCTAGATTTCGCCTAGTGCCGTACTTAACATCTCTGTAGATTTTACCGGTATCACCTGGTTCTCCTGAATCATCGCGCCACGCAGCTGGGAGTGCGCTTCTCAAAACATAGCTCTGATCGCGGCCTTCGCCGCATGAATCTGCAGGGATTTTCCATTACCCTTAGGACACAGCCAAACTCCTAAACGTGCTCTCCGTGGACGGCCCTCGCCTGCGTCTCCAGTTTCATCTTACAGCACCGTCGGCCGTGCTTTCTGCGCTGAGATTGCTCTCGCATCATGCCTCCCTAACCCAGGCCTTCACATGTGCTGCCGCCCCTTTGCCTGAAAAGCTCTTTCCCGTCCGCTTCTCCCTCCCCTTGTTCGGGCAACACATCACCCAGATCTCACCTCAGTATCACAGCTGAGGTCAAGCATGTAGAATAGTAAGGAAAAGGAGCCATATTCAGAACCCTGTAGGAGGAAAAGGAGCTAGAGAAGGAAACCGCTGGGTAAGAGGAGAATCAGGGGAGATGGGTGTCAACAAAActcaagaaattaaagatgaagacACTGGTTACTGGCGTGGGGCTACAGAGAGGCCAAGTAGGGGGAGGTCTAGAATTAGAAAAGTATTTTCAGTAGGTTGAAGCCTGGAAGTTAGATTTCAGTGGGTTTAGGAAGaagtggaaaaggagaaaatagagtATGGTTTGgaatgaagggaaggagagagatgaacTGTGGTTGAGGTGAAGACAAGATGGAGGAACAGtttacaatttcattttc includes the following:
- the TEKT2 gene encoding tektin-2 is translated as MATLSVKPSQRFRLPDWHTNSYLLSTNAERQRDASHQIRQEARVLRNETNNQTIWDEHDNRTRLAERIDTVNRWKEMLDKCLTDLDAEIDTLTQMKESAEQNLQAKNLPLDVAIECLTLRDSRRDIDVVKDPAEEELHKEVEIIEATKKALQEKISQAFEKLCLLQEVRQQLNSDHRGKMETLDIDKGCLSLNLKSPNISLKINPTIVSSGSSTLQQWDDFSQFNKNRAEAEMKGAVELREAIALTIAETNNELEAQRVATEFAFRKRLREMEKVYSELKWQEKNTLEEIAELQEDIRHLEEDLRRKLLNLKLCHTRLETRTYRPNVELCRDQAQYGLTDEVHQLETTIAALKQKLAQAQDALDALYKHLARLQADIACKANSMLLDTKCMDTRRKLTVPAEKFVPEVDTFTRTTNRTLSPLKTCQLELT